Within Vigna unguiculata cultivar IT97K-499-35 chromosome 2, ASM411807v1, whole genome shotgun sequence, the genomic segment CAACCGccaccacgaccaccatcaTCACAAccatcaccacaaccaccacaaccGCCACCCTAAACCATCATCCCCACCCCTACCACACCACGACCGCTatcaccaccacaaccacaaccagcacccccaccatcaccaccaccacaaccatcaccaccaccaccactacctcCATTACGGCCAgcaccaccaccgccaccaccagGGCCACCAAggccaccaccacaaccaccaccaccacaaccacaagcaccaccaccaccaccccacTATCACCACAACTACCAAAATCATCACCATGGTCACCACCACtacaaccaccaccactaccataaCCACGAACACAATCACCGCCACCACCAACACcgccactaccaccaccaccaccaccaccaccaccaccaccaaccccaccaccaccaccatcaacaTCCATCACCACCATTAAGCAACCacgacaaccaccaccaccaccatggctACTACAACCACCGccatggccaccaccaccaccaccgccacaACCTCCACAACGACCACCATGGCCAAtaacaccaccaccacaaccacaaccaccaccacaaccaccaccatgtcccCCAACACGGCGCCCACCACTTttaccaccaccatcaccaccaccaccatcaccactacTACCACAACAACCTCGGCCACCACGACAACCCccaccacggccaccaccaccaccaccatcaccaccgctACCACAacccaccaccactaccaccacagCCACTAACCCCACTACCACCGCCATGACCACCGCCACACCCTTACATTGGCTACCATCACtataaccaccaccaccacaaccaccgccATCACCACAACCAACACCATCACGACccccaccaccactaccacgacaatcaccaccaccactaccaccatcCCCTCGaacaccaccaccgccaccatAAAAAATACCACTACAACCACGACAACCatcgccaccaccaccaccaccatcaacaCAGCCAATACCACgacaaccaccacaaccaccaccaccatatccaATGCCAGCACCACCACCATTGCGATGGACACCACCACCATGACCACCACCAGAACCGCCACCACGAgcaccaccatcaccacaaccaccacggCAACCACCGTAAACAATCATCCTCACCCCTACGGCACCAGGACCACCATCACCACtactaccacaaccaccaccaccacacgacaaccaccaacaccaccacacCCACGGAAaccaccaccatggacaccaccactaccaccacggccaccaccaccaccctaaACACTAAACAACAAACCCTAAatcctaaaccccaaaccctaaaccctaagcactaaaccttaaaccctaaaacctaaaccttaaaccttaaaccctaaactaTAAACCCTGAACCATAAACACTAAATAGTAAAGCTTAACCATACACTTCgtcaaccaccaccaccaccatcaccaccactatcacaaccaccaccacgacaCCACCGCCTACACGACCACCACtaccatcaccatcaccaccaccaccaccaccgcgctcacaaccaccaccaccacaacctccatcaccaccaccaccacaaccaccctCAACAACAAACCATACACCCTTGACCTTAAGTACTGACCataaaccttaaaccctaaactctaAACGTTAAACCTTAAAACCTAAAACCTAAACTCTAAACATTAAACCGTAAACGCTAAACCGTAAACCCtaaacaataaacaataaacATTAAACCCTAACCGTACACCCTAACcgtaaaccctaaaccagaaacATGAAACCTTAAGCCATAACCCTAAACCCTGAACTCTAAATCGTAAACTGTAAACCCTAAATCCTGActcttaaaccctaaaccatacaccctaaaccctaaacccagaATCTTGAACCCTAAACTTCTTCTTACGAGACCAATCTGTAATCCGCCACCCCAACCACGATGACCAACACCACCACAACGGCCACCCCTACAGTAGCTACCACCACCACACCTACGGCCACCACCACCCCCACGACTACGACCCCCACCATCACAATAAGACCCACCATCACAACAAGACCCACCACCTCCACGACTACCACTACCacaaccactaccaccaccaccactaccaccaccaccattacAACAACCACGAccaccatggccaccaccaccacggccacaaccacgaccaccatcaccaccgctACCACAacccaccaccacgaccaccatcaccaccgctACCAcaacccaccaccaccaccgctaCACCCACAACTACCACCCCTACCATCACTTCCACCGCAACCACGACCTCCCCCACAACcaccatcatcaccaccactaccacaatcaccaccaccactaccaccacgaACTCCACCACGGCCACCAAcactaccacaaccaccaccaccaccaccaccaccactaccaccaccaccaccaccaaaacCACCAAAACACTTAACACCACATCTACAAAAACCACCCCCACCACAACgacaatcaccaccaccaccacttccACTaaagccaccaccaccacagccaaaaccaccaccaccaccaccaccaccacggctaccaccaccaccacgtcCATCACCAGCACATCCACCAACACCCGCACCAGCACCAGCACCACAACCACCAAccccaccacaaccaccatgaCCACCGTCACGACACCCATCTTGGCTACCACCactacaaccaccaccaccacaaccactgtcaccaccacaaccaccaccatcaccacaaccaccgccaccaccagGACCACCAACCCCACCACCACAACGACCACCGtggccaacaccaccaccatcacaaccacaaccaccaccacaaccaccaccacgacccccaccacttccaccaccaccatcaccatcaccaccatcaccaccactaccacaaccaccactacCATTACAACCACCTCGACCACCACGACAACCCccaccacggccaccaccacTACTACCATCACCACCGCTACCAcaacccaccaccaccaccgcaaccatggccacccCTACCACCACGAtcatcaccaccactaccaaTATCACCACCCACACCACCACGAACTCCGCCACggccaccaccactaccataaCCATCAGCAGTGCCACCagctccaccaccaccaccgccaccaccaccaccaccaccataaccaccaccagTAGTAAGACCACCATAACACTAACCACCACAACTACaaaaaccaccaccaccacaacgacaatcaccatcaccaccaccacttcCACCAAGGCCACCACCActaatgaaggattatcttgtttccttttagagttatgaatatggtgaagttgtttaagaaagctttttgaaaattcccactggacattaagatagcatgctatctagatgtgaaggttcatttctcaagctcatgaaaggaagaagagagttggattcaagcttaaacacacacgacaataacaacactaaagagcaaaatgaaagaagaaacaataaaaatggaaagcatagaagatgaagcatggaagaagcacgccactcataggggggatctaagccaaccaaccctagagatgagtgatggtgccgccacttgcaagcaagataaggcaaaggtgagttcacttctaggaaggagagctcacgaaaatttaatggttgaaacacaatagtttagaaacaaaatgatcaacccttttacaagacaaggagcaccctttaaataggagttcataggggtcctttagcaaatacaaaaacatgaaaaaggattaactagcaaaccctaaacctaatgtgagagtgagtcttggccaagtgaagggagatgattggtggaggcattcccatgaggattctaggccaaaagaggaaggagaccaagtgaccttctaaggcataaaccacacaAAGGGCAaaacatgtctacttttgctttgctttatgctttttgctttcctctctcttccacttcatccaagtgctccaatcaccaagtgccacctagccagcTCTACTTTCTCtcaattacctacaaaacaagacaaacaaggattagcatgttggtttaagttaatctaatcttggtcaaaggtcaactttggattaaagtcaacaagtcaaccaaaataagtcaactagaaaccaacttagggaattcaaactaaagtaatgcaaaacaaagataaaggtgatggaatagaagactcccctctagacatgcttctagtgatccttcttgagggagcttctaaggaggtggtcacgccttcatcatcctccccttcttggagagaattcgaccacgaattcttaaaccattctttggggaggccacccttgatggccatcactttttcttggtccacatggaccccatgttgatttattttgaaacctaggaagatgaCATGATctatcccaaacacacatttctccatgttagcatacaaagATGCTTTCCTTAagtctctaacacactccttaaatgatgcaagtggtcatcttgagacatactataaatgagaatgtcatcaaagtacaccacaacaacttccctaagaactctctaagaacatggtgcatgagtctcatgaatgtactaggtgcattggtcagccaaaaggcatgactaaccactcatataatccaaacttagtcttgaaagaggtgttccattcatcaccttctttgattctaatttgattgtacccactcttcaagtctattttggaaaatatggttgcaccatgtaactcatcaatcaaatcatctaatctaggaataggatgcctatacttgatggttatgttgttgatagccctacaacctatgcacattctccatgttccatcctttttggggataagaatcacgggcattgcacaaggactcatgctatgttgcacccaccccttttctaacaactcattcacttgtttttgatttccttagcctcctcgggactagtcctatggctggcctattaggcaaagatgagccttgtatgaaatcaatttggtgttctatacctcttaggggtgggaccctttggaggtttttgaaaaacatctttgaactcatctaagactaatgacaagtctaagggacatctagagtgagggttttggaaggagggggaagattcactaggataagctaggatgatgggtttttgggcaagcattacctcttcacccctttgagggtgatcatgctcttcttggactcattgccatgccttgcgccttcttttgcgccttctcttcttttctttctttatcatttgcaattggtcctcattgacttctcttggtgaaagaggtagtaatgtgatcttttgccttggaagctaaatgtaaatttgttggcatggccatcatgaaaagctttcctatcaaattgccatggccttcctaataaaatgtgggttgcttccatgggcactaagtcacataatacctcatctttgtagtttccaatggagaagttaataaggacttgtttgtccactttaatctcaccttcctcactaagccaagaaagcttatagggcttggcatgagggatggttttcaagccaagcttgtccacaacccttgtgctagccatattaacacaacttccactatcaattatgagggagcaagttttgttgttgatttggcaccttgagtgaaaatattttctctttggttttcaaattctttaggcacttggcctagcatgcgcctaaccaccaacaaacctccttcattaggtttgatttcatcctcacttgaagattgggaagaagtgtgggaggaagaacttttaggggagggggagaagaatgttcactttcaacctctcctttagggttcaagatcatgtttcctctttgttgggcaatttgaagcaatgtgaccatagcccaaacacttaaaacatttgatggaactagttcttgaactttgagaagagtttgcactttcatgggaggttctagacgaattagtcctaggtgggtggtctttggaaggtggtttctcatcctttctttcttttcctttccaagttctagagtagtattcattgtatgaagtattcctcttggcctcttgtttctttttcaattgactttcaacttttaaggccaagtgtaaaattttgtcaagagtggaatactcatacaactcaactacatcttgaacttctcttctaagaccactcacaaatctagctaccttttcttcttcactttcaaattggagtcctactttgagaagcatggactccatcattttaaaatattcattcacacacatagacccttgttgaagcctttggagcttcaaagagtctccctcctatagtaggaggaacaaatctagcgcgcatcaaagttttaatgtccatccaagaggccgcgggtggctcttggttaatattgtccatacacaattgatgccaccatgtcatggcataatcttcaaattctaaaactactaaatctacttgttcttgatcactaactaaatgaatattgaagatttggtccactttttgctcccactctatgtagaggtttggatcattctcccccttgaactttggaatcttgattggtggaggttgtctttgtgggagttgattgcgccttccaccaccatcatagccgtgtcttcttcttcttccaccatggctagagtcctcgggaAGAGgactcctccttctcctctcatcttccctaagctcaagtctttggatgtgctcttgtaggaagatctcactttgcctcctatccgccctcaattggtcaaaagtttctctcctactcacttccatctcacgtaagatgttggcaagggtcatttgtcactttcttgggccataggagtcaccatgggaggggaataaggtgagccgaccctcctcttcttctacctccaagattggatccatattcatgttcctacaccaaatacTCACcaaaaccgagacaaggaagaggttagctaacaaaaattcaaacccgagaccaagtgtggtcttctcaagcacccaagtgtttttgatcacactccaaagcacacaagcaaggctagcactcaaaaaccttccaaacaagtgaaaacacctttaaagagatgaaaaccttttcaaagctcaaacaagtggctcggccacaacactctaggaagacaaggaaaagaaaactactaagacaaaacaaagattacctaaagacaagcaagcaaagctcaaaaaacaagaaagtttaacttctaaggaaacttgtttttaaagacaaaacttgaacaagactaaagcaatgaaaagcactttcaaagactctatggaaagcatttgaacaagccaagattatacctcaaattatgcatacaccaagaaagatcataaccaagttaaagcatggaactaatttgccaatatcacccaaaatccaagtataaaatttggtagcataacacctagtaaaaatggccaaatggattcaccaagcaacacattagctctcggccaaactgtttttggtcatgaaaataatttttcttttcaaaactaggtacttaagatgatgagaaggatattttagggtgtcttgaacacttagttcccaaaaaattaggtcaaaatcaatttcaaggagcatacaacaacaaaaggcatagatctcatgcaatagctcaaatacttagaaacaagaacaagaaaactcaaagaagcatatgacaagagactcaagcatccaaagacatgttatccaaccacatttaggagcaaaagagtcacaaaaccgaagccaaaattgccacaacataacctgaaaacgttgtttttcgtattctcggcagctctgacctttgctcactcatttgatcataactctctccacagaactccaaatgcgttaattctttttttgttggaaactagactcacagagctttctttgatataaagaacgttacttttggaccactgagctagctgcagtatttttttcaaaaacgcacacgttgctgccagcactgtttttatgtggaccattcaaagatagctacacaagacaaggttagaacatgaaaacaccatattcaaggacaaccaaagctctagataccaaatgatgaaggattatcttgttctttttaagattattgaatatggtgtgagttgattaagaaagctaagtgaaatccccactggacattaagatagcaagctatctagatgtgaaggttcctttcacaaagctcaagagaagaagatgatggattgattcaaaacaaaaaggaaatggaaagcacataaaccatagaaaaccaagaacaattaaaggaagaagaaaacataaaatggaaaggaaagaaatggtaaaaatgtgagaagcacgccactacaaggctaggctagaagccatggcaaccttgaagatgagtggatgtgtgccgccacttgctatgcaagataaggcttaaaagtattcactcccaagggaggaaactctcacaaatggttgagacacaagagtgtttttacttcaaaatgttcaacccttttacatgtctaggagcaccccttatatagaagagtttaggggcctctaagcaaataaaagatacctaaggatgtctctacaaaaacctaaccctagcttctagaaactaggtcaaataaggttacaaaaatgagagacaaaagagctaactatggtgtgtgcaaggctaatttcgttctagcacaaaaggagacaaagaatgtgtctcatatgtctccaaaaagtggccaaagtgtgctaaaaacaaaggagaccaaaggtacataggtacacttgctttatgccttttactttatgctttatgcctttgctttactctctcctccacatcatttatgctccccaatcaccatgcgccacctagcattgctttcttactcctaattaacctacaaagcaaataaacatagattagcatgttggcttaagtcaagtcaactatagtcaacaagtcaaacctagtcaaaggtcaacaagtcaactaaagttgattcaactaagtcaacttagggaatcaaaaataacaaacacaaatgaaagggatgaaggattagtgaacttcctttctaaacatgcttagtcttcttaagcatgtgcctccatccttggttggggtcaatccttcatcatcctccccttcttggagagaatttgaccacaaattctttaagcctttgtagatggagcttgacttgatttgggggaggatttgcgctcccttttatgagctttgttccatcctttctaagggtattacccctagctttggttaggccatctttattttctagactactcttcctctcttgcttatgctttgggccttcctttttggcttgggaagagaaggaagagtgatgcacatcttgctttggaagaatttttttgtaggcaagtaacaccttggtgaaagcttgccccttttctttttcttctttatcttttcttattatatttctatccttattaacttcttgaggtgatagaggtagtaaagttgtctttttcccatttttgaagaaaatgtattggttggtatggccatcatgtaaagtttgtttatcaaattgccatggcctacctagtaagatatgtgtgacttccatgggaacaacatcacatagcacctcatctttgtagcttcctatagagaagttaattaggacttgtttattgacatctatttctccctctttacttatccaagcaagcttgtagggcttagcatgaggaatggtctctaagctaagcttttccaccaaccttgtgctagctacattggtactacttcctccatcaataattagagagcaaacccatttgttaattttgcatctagattgaaaaatgttttctctttgagttggctcaagctcactttgatcttgacctatcatgcgccttaataacatagggtctttctcaaaaattttagttttactagaggaagaagattcttttgaaagagaatggggagatgagtgttcactttcaacatcattactcttctttaagatcatggtccttttggttgggcaatttaaagcaatgtgattataacccaaacatttaaaacatttaatggaacttgatctttgagaagtggaatggtgaatgtgatcacttggtgacttacttttacttggtggttcttgatgagagttagaagggaacttatcatgtttcttttatcctttcccttccatgagtgactaaagtagtggttgggtgagtaactcttccttgcccttctttttcttttcaattgaatttcaatcccaagggcaagtgtgaaaacattttcaagagtggagtactcatacaactctacttggtcttgtatgtctctcctaagaccactcacaaatctttttattttctctttgttagtttcttttatttcaaccctacgcatttgagactctaattctttaaagtactcactcacactcatagaaccttggtgaagcctttggagcttcaaaagaagttccttcctataggagggaggaacaaatctagcgcgcataagagttttaatgtccatccaagaagccgcgggtggcccttggtcataattcttacaaactttatgccaccaagtattggcatactccaaaaatcctaaaactactagatcaacttgtgcttgatcctttacatgattttcattgaaaatttgatcaactttagcttcccaatcaaggaagattttgggatcacttccaccatagaacttaggaatctttggagtttgcttctcttgtgatgggttgcgcctagaatgccctcttttcctagctctctttctttctctagcttcaagcctttgaatgtgctcttggattcttaggtcactttgctccttgtcttttctcaattgttcaaaggcctccttcctagacaactccaaatcccgaagcaatctcatcaatgtattgtttttgtttggtgtaggtgcatttgatgaacttgccatgattcctacaacaaaaacactcaaatccgagacaaaataaatggattagaggttagacaacatgaaaaccgagaccaaatccaacccaaattgtaacccaagtgtttagatcactctcccaaagtaacaaggcaaggctagcactcaaaatccaccaaaggagtgaagcaaacacttttaaaaacttgttcaaaacctttcaaatgcaagacaagtgattcggccacaacatcccaagagtttcaagaaaagaaaactactaagacacaacaaagaacacctagtgacaagcaagaaaagcacaaaaacaagaaagtttaacttctaaggaaattttgttttaaagacaaaacttgaacaagactaaagcaatgaaaaacacttttaaagactctatggaaagcatttgaacaagccaagattatacctcaaattatgcatacaccaagaaagatcataaccaagttaaagcatggaactaatttgccaatatcacccaaaatccaagtataaaatttggtagcataacacctagtaaaaatggccaaatggattcaccaagcaacacattagctcttggccaaactgtttttggtcatgaaaataatttttcttttcaaaactaggtacttaagatgatgagaaggatattttagggtgtcttgaacacttagttccttaaaaattaggtcaaaatcaatttcaaggagcatgctacaacaaaaggcatagatctcatgcaatagctcaaatacttagaaacaagaataagaaaactcaaagaagcatatgacatatgactcaagcaaaagttagacacatttaaagactcaacatgacatacacaaagacacaaacatgtagctatcatgcatttaaactcatggatttgaggctcaaagactaagcatccaaagacatgttatccaaccacatttaggagtaagaagagtaacaaaaaaagccaaaactgcccaacataacctgaaaaacgttgattctcggcagctctgacctttgctcactatttcaatcataactctctccacagaactccaaatgcattggttctttttttgttaaaactagactcacagagctttcttttgacatcaagaacgtaatttttggaccactgagcaggtgcagtttaatcttttaaaatcgtgaacagtttctgccagcattgtttttatgtggaccattcaaagatagctacacaagacaaggttagaacatgaaaacaccatattcaagacaaccagctctagataccaaatgatgaaggattatcttgttcttttaagattattgaatatggtgtgagttgattaagaaagctaagtgaaatccccactggacattaagatagcaagctatctagatgtgaaggttcctttcacaaagctcaagagaagaagatgatggattgattcaaaaaaaaggaaatggaaagcacataaaccatagaaaaccaagaacaattaaaggaagaagaaaacataaaatggaaaggaaagaaatggtaaaaatgtgagaagcacgccactacaaggctaggctagaagccatggcaaccttgaagatgagtggatgtgtgccgccacttgctatgcaagataaggcttaaaagtattcactcccaagggaggaaactctcacaaatggttgagacacaagagtgtttttacttcaaaatgttcaaccctacacatttgagactctaattctttaaagtactcactcacactcataggaccttggtgaagcctttggagcttcaaaagaagttccttcctataggagggaggaacaaatctagcgcgcataagagttttaatgtccatcaagaagccgcgggtggcccttggtcataattcttacaaactttatgccaccaagtattggcatactccaaaaatcctaaaactactagatcaacttgtgtttgatcctttacatgattttcattgaaaatttgatcaactttagcttcccaatcaaggaagactttgcgatcacttcctccatagaacttaggaatctttggagtttgcttctcttgtgatgggttgcgcctagaatgccctcttttcctagcctctctttcttgctctttagcttcaagcctttgaatgtgctcttggattcttaggtcactttgctccttgtctttctcaattgttcaaaggcctcttcctagacaactccaaatccgaagcaatctcatcaatgtattttttttttggtgtaggtgcatttgatgaacttgccatgattcctacaacaaaaacactcaaatccgagacaaaataaatggattagggttagacaac encodes:
- the LOC114174453 gene encoding loricrin-like, with product MVVVVVVVMLVVVLAVVVVVVVAVAYVALVVLVVLVWGCGGGDGGGDGYGGGDSGQGVVGVAMIVQGGGRGGCGDGGDGGGRGGSCGGGQDSGVHPGGGGRSNCYRGGGGCGGSGCGGGSRHGCRGSGRGSGRGVGGCGGAGAGAGGCPGDGRGGGVVVVVMVVRLVAVVVVLVVVLMDVLVMDVVVVALVEVVVVMVIVVVVVVVFVVVVVSGCGGGGCSGGSQHGCRDGGHGGCRGVGGCGTGAGAGAGGCAGDGRGGGAVVMVVVVVVVVVGCGSGGDGGRGYGLSGLGGGGSGAGRSGAGGRGSGGCGGGDGGGDGYGGSGDSGQGVVGVAMIVQGGGRGGGRVVVAVAEFVVVWVVILVVVVMIVVVGVAMVAVVVVGCGSGGDGSSGGGRGGGCRGGRGGCNGSGGCVLVAVVEFVVVVVVVIVVVVVMMVVVGEVVVAVEVMVGVVVVGVAVVVVGCGSGGDGGRGGGLCGGGGSGCGSGSRGGGGSCCDGGSYCDGGGRSRGGGGGRRCGGGSYCRGGRCGGVGHRGWGGGLQIGLWWCPWWWFPWVWWCWWLSCGGGGCGSSGDGGPGAVGVRMIVYGGCRGGCGDGGARGGGSGGGHGGGVHRNGGGAGIGYGGGGCGGCRGIGCVDGGGGGGDGCRGCSGIFYGGGGGVRGDGGSGGGDCRGSGGGGRDGVGCGDGGGCGGGGYSDGSQCKGVAVVMAVVVGLVAVVVVVVGCGSGGDGGGGGGRGGGCRGGRGCCGSSGDGGGGDGGGKSGGRRVGGHGGGCGGGCGCGGGVIGHGGRCGGCGGGGGGGHGGGCSSHGGGGGCRGCLMVVMDVDGGGGGWW